The following coding sequences are from one Shewanella violacea DSS12 window:
- the thiH gene encoding 2-iminoacetate synthase ThiH: protein MSFLSYLQGISREKLKLALYSATSLDVERALNSAEGDLNSLLALLSPAAEPYIEQMAQQSVRLTRQRFGANIGMFLPLYLSNLCANECDYCGFSMSNKLKRKTLNSPELEAEMAVIKQLGYDSILLVSGEHETKVGIDYFKQVLPQVKKQFSYLAMEVQPLAEHEYSELVGLGLDAVMVYQETYNPQTYAKHHTRGKKKDFAYRLDTPERVAKAGVDKIGLGVLLGLDDWRLDALLLGHHLAYLESKYWRSRYSVSLPRLRPCTGGISPKVELTDKGLVQLICAFRLFNQQLDISLSTRESPEFRDNLFSLGITNVSAGSSTQPGGYVKPDTELDQFEISDDRTPAQVSHAMKQRGLNPVWKDWESAWVAG, encoded by the coding sequence ATGAGTTTTTTATCCTATCTTCAGGGGATCTCTCGGGAGAAGTTGAAATTAGCACTCTATTCGGCCACGAGTCTTGATGTGGAACGTGCACTCAATTCCGCTGAAGGGGATCTCAATAGCCTATTAGCTTTGTTATCGCCCGCGGCAGAACCTTATATCGAACAGATGGCTCAGCAGTCTGTTCGGCTGACAAGGCAGAGATTCGGCGCCAATATAGGGATGTTTTTACCTCTTTACCTGTCGAATTTATGTGCTAACGAGTGTGATTATTGTGGTTTTAGCATGAGTAATAAGCTAAAACGCAAGACATTAAATAGCCCAGAGCTCGAAGCCGAGATGGCGGTGATCAAACAGCTTGGCTATGACTCCATTCTGCTAGTCTCCGGAGAGCATGAGACCAAAGTTGGTATAGATTACTTCAAGCAGGTTTTACCTCAGGTTAAGAAACAGTTCAGCTACTTAGCCATGGAAGTTCAGCCATTGGCCGAGCATGAGTACAGTGAGCTGGTGGGTTTAGGCCTAGATGCCGTCATGGTCTATCAAGAGACTTATAATCCCCAGACCTACGCCAAGCATCACACCCGGGGTAAGAAAAAGGATTTCGCCTATCGACTCGATACACCTGAGCGCGTTGCTAAAGCCGGGGTTGATAAGATAGGGCTTGGGGTCCTGTTAGGACTGGATGACTGGCGTCTCGATGCACTCTTGCTAGGTCATCATCTTGCCTATCTAGAGTCTAAGTATTGGCGCAGCCGTTACAGCGTGTCATTGCCTAGGTTGAGGCCTTGTACCGGTGGGATATCCCCTAAGGTTGAGTTGACCGATAAAGGATTAGTGCAACTTATCTGTGCATTTAGACTGTTTAATCAGCAGTTGGATATTAGTTTGTCGACGCGGGAATCACCAGAATTCAGAGATAACCTGTTTTCACTTGGAATAACCAATGTAAGCGCCGGTAGCTCGACTCAGCCTGGCGGTTATGTTAAGCCAGATACTGAGTTAGATCAGTTTGAGATCAGTGACGATAGGACACCTGCTCAGGTGAGCCATGCGATGAAGCAAAGGGGATTAAATCCTGTGTGGAAAGATTGGGAGTCGGCTTGGGTAGCAGGTTAG
- a CDS encoding thiazole synthase, whose protein sequence is MLKIADHQFSSRLFTGTGKFSTSALMLEAITCSGSELVTMAMKRLDLKTGSDDILAPLLSSGVKLLPNTSGARNAKEAVFAAELAREILDTNWIKLEIHPDPKYLMPDPIETLEAAKILCDKGFVVLPYVHADPVLCRRLEEVGCAGVMPLGSPIGSNQGLVTETFLKMIIEQARVPVIVDAGIGAPSQATRAMELGADAVLVNTAIASSRDPVAMGRCFAAAVQTGRDAYLAGLGHVLSVASETSPLTGFLND, encoded by the coding sequence ATGTTAAAGATTGCCGATCACCAATTTTCATCCAGACTGTTTACCGGTACGGGAAAATTTTCAACATCAGCGCTTATGTTAGAGGCTATCACGTGTTCCGGCTCCGAACTTGTGACCATGGCGATGAAGCGACTCGATTTGAAAACCGGTAGCGACGATATCTTAGCGCCCTTGTTAAGCAGTGGGGTAAAGCTCTTGCCTAATACCTCAGGGGCTAGAAACGCCAAGGAGGCCGTTTTCGCTGCCGAACTGGCCAGAGAAATTTTGGATACGAACTGGATAAAACTTGAGATCCACCCGGATCCTAAATATCTGATGCCGGACCCTATCGAGACCCTAGAAGCGGCTAAAATCCTCTGTGACAAAGGCTTTGTCGTCTTGCCCTATGTTCATGCCGATCCGGTATTATGCCGTCGACTCGAAGAGGTTGGCTGCGCCGGCGTGATGCCATTAGGCAGCCCTATCGGCTCAAATCAGGGCTTAGTGACTGAAACCTTTTTGAAAATGATCATTGAACAGGCCAGAGTGCCAGTGATCGTGGATGCCGGTATTGGCGCACCTTCACAGGCAACGCGTGCCATGGAACTTGGCGCCGATGCAGTTCTAGTTAACACTGCCATCGCCAGTAGTCGAGATCCAGTTGCCATGGGTCGCTGTTTCGCCGCAGCCGTACAGACTGGCAGGGATGCCTATCTCGCCGGCTTAGGTCATGTGCTCTCGGTGGCGAGTGAAACCAGTCCATTGACGGGATTTCTTAATGATTAA
- the thiS gene encoding sulfur carrier protein ThiS, translating into MTQNKPEHTASETLINIMLNDEHISVSSDSNISGLLQQQGIAANSVALVRNGTVLPKSRWKETLCRTGDQFEVFALVAGG; encoded by the coding sequence ATGACACAAAATAAACCAGAACATACTGCCAGCGAAACCTTAATTAACATTATGCTCAATGATGAGCATATTTCTGTATCCAGTGACTCGAATATATCAGGATTACTCCAGCAGCAAGGTATTGCTGCAAATTCTGTGGCGCTGGTGCGTAATGGCACAGTATTGCCAAAATCACGCTGGAAAGAGACCTTGTGTCGTACTGGCGATCAATTTGAAGTATTTGCCCTAGTGGCGGGAGGGTAA
- a CDS encoding HesA/MoeB/ThiF family protein, which translates to MSLSNSEFLRYSRQILLPDVGEIGQINLLQAHVAIVGIGGLGHLVAQYLAAAGVGHLTLIDDDKIELSNLPRQLLFSDKDIGEYKSKTAAHKLSNAYSACDLHAVTDKLAEHNRLDLLEHMDLVFDCTDDFSTRHLINLTCLQAKVPLITASVANFNGQLFMLDMESCPDSGCYACLFPEDSLVSQTCQSIGVLGPMVGVMASMQALLGMNILLGVPVPQGRLFRFDGRAMQWRESALSRDSDCHVCGGLMAQSRTESQIPDLTVISSGANQ; encoded by the coding sequence ATGTCGTTGAGTAATTCCGAATTTCTGCGCTATTCCAGGCAAATTTTATTGCCAGATGTGGGTGAGATAGGTCAGATAAACCTGTTGCAGGCCCATGTTGCCATCGTTGGTATCGGCGGTTTAGGTCATCTGGTTGCTCAGTATCTGGCGGCGGCCGGTGTGGGTCACCTGACACTGATTGATGATGACAAGATTGAGTTATCAAATTTGCCAAGGCAACTGCTTTTTAGTGATAAGGATATCGGTGAGTATAAATCCAAGACCGCGGCGCATAAGTTATCCAATGCTTACTCGGCCTGTGATTTACACGCAGTTACCGATAAATTAGCCGAACATAATCGCTTAGACTTGCTGGAGCACATGGACCTAGTGTTCGATTGCACCGATGATTTTAGCACTCGTCATTTGATCAACTTAACATGTCTTCAAGCCAAGGTTCCATTAATAACCGCCTCGGTGGCCAACTTCAATGGTCAGCTGTTTATGCTTGATATGGAGTCTTGTCCTGATTCTGGCTGTTATGCATGTCTGTTTCCCGAAGATTCTCTTGTGAGTCAGACTTGTCAGAGCATTGGAGTCTTGGGCCCTATGGTTGGGGTTATGGCATCCATGCAGGCCTTGCTTGGGATGAATATACTCTTGGGGGTGCCTGTGCCTCAAGGGAGATTATTCAGATTCGATGGCCGAGCAATGCAGTGGCGTGAGTCGGCACTGAGTCGTGATAGTGATTGTCATGTATGTGGTGGCTTAATGGCACAGTCCAGAACTGAATCCCAAATACCTGATTTAACCGTGATCTCTAGTGGGGCTAATCAATGA
- the thiE gene encoding thiamine phosphate synthase has translation MANLEPTSSALKPVVWSIAGSDSGGGAGIQADLATMNDLACHACTVITTLTAQSSVAVNLVEPVSDEMLLAQLDTLLQDLPPKAIKIGLLANQRQIDLLSRWLALDLPDHNKRNGTEVAVILDPVMIASCGDRLDGDDTRLDFTPFKGLLTLITPNALELGELVGQTLTDMSQYHQAAKDLSLSLDTNVLAKGGDKGPAWRSDLAQDIFVCTRAAACSEIHQQASFLLSSQRIASNNNHGTGCTLSSAIASVMASGFVLHDAIVVAKAYVSAGIKHSYRVGDGPGPLARTGWPKELSAFPKISSLDDGPSLPRGIKFKAIDERLGLYPVVSELSLLETLLRAGAKTIQLRIKDENDPHLEDKIAQAIVLGRDYQAKVFINDYWELALKHNAYGVHLGQEDLYDADLKRIADAQMALGISSHSYFELLLASQITPSYIALGHIFPTTTKEMPSAPQGLMKLQHYVDLFKGHYPLVAIGGINASRIPKVKTTGVDDIAVVRALSESEQPGATYRALSSAWEQANVVE, from the coding sequence ATGGCAAATTTAGAGCCGACTTCGTCGGCTTTAAAGCCTGTTGTTTGGTCAATAGCAGGCTCTGACAGTGGTGGCGGCGCAGGTATTCAGGCGGATCTAGCCACCATGAATGATCTCGCTTGTCATGCTTGCACTGTGATCACGACGTTAACGGCCCAGAGCTCGGTCGCTGTCAATTTGGTTGAGCCGGTATCCGATGAGATGCTGCTGGCTCAACTCGATACCTTGCTACAAGACTTGCCACCCAAAGCGATAAAGATAGGTTTATTGGCAAATCAGCGGCAGATAGATCTCTTGAGTCGTTGGCTCGCCTTGGATCTTCCCGACCACAACAAGCGCAATGGCACAGAGGTCGCGGTTATCTTAGATCCTGTCATGATAGCCAGCTGTGGTGACAGGCTAGATGGAGACGATACTCGTCTCGATTTTACGCCATTTAAGGGCCTGCTCACACTGATCACCCCAAATGCTCTTGAGCTGGGTGAGCTGGTGGGACAAACCTTAACTGACATGTCCCAGTATCATCAGGCGGCCAAAGACTTGTCGTTATCACTAGATACCAATGTGTTGGCTAAAGGCGGGGATAAAGGTCCCGCTTGGCGCTCTGATTTGGCTCAAGATATCTTTGTCTGTACTCGCGCCGCGGCGTGCTCCGAAATACATCAGCAAGCTAGTTTTTTGTTATCGAGTCAACGTATTGCGTCGAACAATAATCACGGTACCGGATGCACCTTAAGCTCGGCCATTGCCAGTGTGATGGCCTCAGGTTTTGTACTTCATGATGCTATTGTGGTGGCTAAGGCTTATGTTAGTGCCGGAATAAAGCACAGTTATCGTGTGGGTGATGGACCTGGTCCATTAGCGCGCACCGGATGGCCTAAAGAGCTCAGTGCTTTTCCGAAAATTTCAAGCTTAGACGATGGACCTTCTCTTCCTCGGGGGATCAAGTTTAAGGCCATAGACGAAAGGTTAGGCCTCTATCCTGTTGTGTCTGAGTTGTCACTGTTAGAAACCTTGCTCAGAGCCGGGGCTAAAACGATTCAACTTAGGATTAAGGATGAGAATGATCCTCACCTTGAAGATAAAATAGCCCAGGCTATAGTTCTAGGCCGGGATTATCAGGCTAAAGTCTTTATCAATGATTATTGGGAGTTGGCGCTCAAACATAATGCCTATGGTGTACATCTTGGTCAGGAAGACCTCTATGATGCGGATCTTAAGCGTATTGCTGATGCACAAATGGCCTTGGGTATTTCAAGCCATAGCTATTTTGAGCTCTTACTCGCATCGCAAATAACGCCTTCCTATATCGCACTGGGTCATATCTTTCCTACGACGACTAAGGAGATGCCTTCAGCGCCTCAGGGCCTGATGAAACTGCAGCATTATGTGGACCTGTTTAAGGGACATTATCCCTTGGTGGCGATTGGTGGCATAAATGCCAGCCGTATCCCTAAGGTTAAGACAACAGGAGTAGACGATATTGCCGTGGTGAGAGCCCTGAGTGAATCAGAGCAACCTGGCGCCACCTATAGAGCCTTATCCTCTGCCTGGGAGCAAGCCAATGTCGTTGAGTAA
- the thiC gene encoding phosphomethylpyrimidine synthase ThiC — translation MSNRRETRAKAQEFIDTLKPLQHPNSEKVYLTGSREDLRVGMRQILQSDTMVGGTEPDPILKPNAPLKIYDCAGPYSDPDADINVRKGLGKFRNNWIIERDDTEQLSGVSSGFTQKRLADDGLDHLRFDSLLPPRKAKPGQCVTQLHYARKGIITPEMEYIAIRENMGQSEITDETLTRKAPGESFGASITEPITPEFVRSEIARGRAIIPLNINHPEAEPMIIGRNFLVKVNANIGNSAVTSSIEEEVEKLVWSTRWGADTVMDLSTGRYIHETREWIIRNSPVPIGTVPIYQALEKVNGVAEDLNWAVFKDTLIEQAEQGVDYFTIHAGVLLRYVPMTANRLTGIVSRGGAIMAKWCLSHHQENFLYEHFREICELCAAYDVSLSLGDGMRPGSIADANDEAQFAELETLGELVKIAWEYDVQTIIEGPGHIPMNLIKENMEKQLEVCDEAPFYTLGPQTTDIAPGYDHFTSGIGAAMIAWFGCSMLCYVTPKEHLGLPNKEDVKQGLITYKIAAHAGDVAKGHPTAQIRDNALSKARFEFRWEDQYNLGLDPETAKAYHDESLPQESAKVAHFCSMCGPKFCSMKISQEVREYAAAQKLEIQTDEEFKAKNTAVLSSNLDREKGMAMMSAEFKAKGAALYHEAGAAKPVLDEVEG, via the coding sequence ATGTCAAACCGCCGCGAAACCCGAGCTAAAGCTCAAGAGTTCATCGATACCCTAAAGCCGCTACAGCACCCTAATTCTGAGAAAGTCTATCTAACGGGTAGTCGTGAAGACCTCCGTGTCGGTATGCGCCAAATTCTCCAGTCGGATACCATGGTTGGGGGGACCGAGCCTGATCCCATCTTGAAGCCCAATGCCCCGCTAAAAATCTATGACTGTGCCGGGCCCTATTCAGATCCTGATGCCGATATCAATGTCCGTAAGGGCCTGGGTAAATTCAGAAATAACTGGATTATAGAACGTGATGATACTGAGCAGCTTAGCGGTGTCAGTTCAGGTTTTACTCAAAAAAGACTCGCCGACGATGGCTTAGATCACTTGAGATTCGATTCTCTGCTTCCTCCACGAAAGGCAAAACCTGGCCAGTGTGTTACCCAGTTACATTATGCCAGGAAAGGCATTATCACCCCGGAAATGGAATATATTGCCATTCGGGAAAATATGGGTCAGTCAGAGATCACCGACGAGACATTGACCCGCAAGGCGCCAGGAGAAAGCTTCGGAGCGTCGATTACTGAGCCGATTACTCCCGAGTTTGTCAGAAGTGAAATCGCCAGAGGGCGTGCGATTATTCCTTTGAATATCAACCATCCAGAAGCCGAGCCCATGATCATTGGCCGAAACTTTCTGGTTAAGGTTAATGCTAATATCGGTAATTCAGCAGTGACTTCTTCTATCGAAGAGGAGGTCGAAAAACTGGTCTGGTCTACTCGATGGGGCGCGGATACCGTGATGGACCTGTCTACTGGCCGTTATATACATGAAACGCGAGAGTGGATCATTCGTAACTCTCCGGTTCCTATCGGGACTGTGCCTATCTATCAGGCTTTAGAGAAGGTCAATGGCGTCGCCGAAGATCTGAATTGGGCCGTGTTTAAGGATACCTTGATTGAACAGGCAGAGCAGGGCGTCGATTACTTCACCATTCATGCCGGCGTATTACTGCGTTACGTGCCAATGACGGCAAATCGCCTGACGGGTATTGTCTCACGTGGTGGCGCCATCATGGCCAAGTGGTGTCTGTCACATCATCAGGAAAACTTCCTCTACGAGCACTTCAGAGAAATTTGTGAGCTTTGTGCCGCCTATGACGTGTCCTTATCTCTGGGGGATGGCATGCGTCCGGGCTCTATCGCAGATGCGAACGATGAGGCGCAGTTTGCTGAGCTGGAAACCTTAGGCGAGTTGGTTAAAATCGCTTGGGAGTACGATGTACAGACCATCATTGAAGGTCCTGGTCACATTCCCATGAATCTTATCAAAGAGAATATGGAAAAACAGTTAGAGGTATGTGACGAAGCCCCTTTCTATACCTTAGGCCCACAAACGACAGATATTGCACCTGGATATGATCACTTCACCTCAGGTATTGGCGCCGCCATGATTGCCTGGTTTGGTTGCTCCATGCTCTGTTATGTGACACCTAAAGAGCACCTTGGATTGCCAAACAAGGAAGATGTGAAGCAAGGATTAATCACCTATAAGATAGCGGCTCATGCCGGTGATGTGGCTAAAGGACATCCGACTGCGCAAATTCGCGACAATGCCTTATCCAAGGCTCGTTTCGAGTTCCGTTGGGAAGATCAATATAACCTAGGACTGGACCCGGAAACTGCCAAAGCCTATCACGATGAATCTCTGCCTCAGGAATCGGCCAAGGTAGCTCATTTCTGCTCAATGTGTGGACCTAAGTTCTGTTCGATGAAAATCAGTCAAGAGGTGCGTGAATATGCGGCGGCTCAAAAGCTTGAGATACAGACCGATGAAGAGTTTAAGGCGAAAAACACTGCCGTCTTAAGCTCTAATCTGGATAGAGAGAAGGGGATGGCCATGATGTCGGCAGAGTTTAAGGCTAAAGGCGCCGCTTTATATCATGAAGCTGGTGCGGCTAAACCTGTTCTGGATGAGGTTGAGGGCTAA